In one window of Helianthus annuus cultivar XRQ/B chromosome 17, HanXRQr2.0-SUNRISE, whole genome shotgun sequence DNA:
- the LOC110923819 gene encoding transcription factor MYB4, translating to MVKAPCYDKNGLKKGAWSEDEDNKLRTYIQRYGHWNWGLLPKFAGVSRSGKSCRLRWMNYLRPNMKHGNFSKQEDDLVIDLHNKLGNKWSRIAAKLPGRSDNEIKNRWNTHLKKRVQGDQSGSTSLGPDHDHANPKVNLVKETYGSSNITAPTLDDETAGDFWTEPFLPDDDIFVPSCNYLLSPFNFEFNDYFNCQSSCHDVMTSDEFLWSTLDTYVEDNME from the exons ATGGTGAAAGCACCATGCTATGACAAAAACGGATTGAAGAAAGGTGCATGGAGTGAAGATGAAGACAACAAGTTAAGAACATACATCCAGAGATATGGCCACTGGAACTGGGGTTTACTTCCCAAGTTTGCTG GTGTGTCTAGAAGTGGCAAAAGTTGCAGGTTGAGATGGATGAACTATCTTCGTCCAAAcatgaaacatggaaactttTCGAAACAAGAAGATGATCTAGTTATTGATTTGCATAACAAGCTAGGCAACAA ATGGTCTAGGATAGCTGCAAAGTTACCCGGAAGAAGTGACAACGAAATAAAAAATCGTTGGAATACACATTTGAAGAAACGAGTTCAGGGTGACCAAAGTGGCTCAACGTCCCTCGGACCTGATCATGATCACGCTAACCCTAAAGTGAATCTTGTTAAAGAAACATATGGCTCGAGTAACATTACAGCGCCTACACTAGACGATGAAACGGCTGGTGATTTTTGGACTGAGCCATTTCTACCAGACGATGATATCTTCGTACCATCGTGCAATTACTTGTTGTCACCTTTTAACTTTGAATTCAATGACTACTTCAATTGTCAATCTTCTTGCCATGATGTGATGACAAGTGATGAGTTTCTATGGTCAACATTGGATACATATGTTGAAGATAATATGGAGTGA